A genomic window from Lutra lutra chromosome 17, mLutLut1.2, whole genome shotgun sequence includes:
- the BLOC1S3 gene encoding biogenesis of lysosome-related organelles complex 1 subunit 3: MASQGRRRRPPRRPETVVPGEAAETDSELSASSSEEELYLGPSGPTRGRPTGLRVAGEAAETDSDSEPEPTAAPGDLPALVVQRDTAGEAWGAEETPAPAPARSLLQLRLAESQARLDHDVAAAVSGVYRRAGRDVAALASRLAAAQAAGLAAAHSVRLARGDLCALAERLDIVAGCRLLPDIRGVPGTETEQDPGQRA, encoded by the coding sequence ATGGCGTCCCAGGGTCGTCGGCGGAGGCCGCCGCGGAGGCCCGAGACGGTGGTGCCGGGGGAGGCGGCCGAGACGGACTCGGAGCTTTCTGCGTCCTCGTCGGAGGAGGAGCTGTACCTGGGCCCCTCGGGCCCGACGCGCGGCCGCCCCACGGGACTGCGGGTGGCGGGGGAAGCCGCGGAAACCGACTCGGACTCGGAGCCGGAGCCGACCGCCGCGCCGGGGGACCTGCCTGCGCTGGTGGTGCAGCGGGATACTGCCGGGGAGGCTTGGGGCGCGGAGGAGACCCCGGCGCCGGCCCCTGCGCGCTCGCTGCTGCAGCTCCGGCTGGCCGAGAGCCAGGCGCGGCTGGATCACGACGTGGCGGCCGCGGTGAGCGGCGTGTACCGTCGCGCTGGCCGCGACGTGGCTGCCCTGGCCAGTAGGCTCGCGGCCGCCCAGGCGGCAGGGTTGGCGGCGGCCCACAGCGTGCGCCTGGCTCGGGGAGACCTCTGCGCGCTGGCCGAGCGGCTGGACATCGTGGCTGGCTGCCGCCTGCTGCCCGACATCCGCGGCGTTCCGGGGACCGAAACTGAGCAAGACCCGGGACAGAGGGCCTAG